A region from the Brassica napus cultivar Da-Ae chromosome C8, Da-Ae, whole genome shotgun sequence genome encodes:
- the LOC106425204 gene encoding dolichol-phosphate mannose synthase subunit 3, with amino-acid sequence MKHIVKILSLLVAISAFWIGLLQAAIVPRTHTWLLPIYFVVSLGCYGLLMVGIGLMQFPTCPQEAVLLQQDIAEAKDFFKHKGVDVGSD; translated from the exons ATGAAGCATATAGTGAAGATATTGAGCCTCTTGGTGGCAATCTCTGCCTTCTGGATTGGTCTTTTGCAGGCTGCTATCGTTCCTCGAACCCACACATGGTTG CTACCGATCTACTTTGTAGTGTCTCTCGGATGCTATGGTCTATTAATGGTTGGTATCGGCCTAATGCAGTTTCCTACCTGTCCCCAAGAAGCAGTTCTTTTGCAGCAG GATATTGCAGAGGCCAAGGACTTCTTCAAGCACAAAGGGGTCGATGTCGGATCAGACTAA
- the LOC106425188 gene encoding uncharacterized protein LOC106425188 produces MGTLMEINERGHALLLPNGRTAHSRFNIPLKLFEGKLCNIKPGTMLAELIEKTYLIIWDETPMTHKNAFEALDKTLKDIVSRKNPNAMDQNFGGKTVLLDGDFRQILPVIPQGNRADTVREGHPQPESGNEYEDYHEQMIIVDKSLIRQSYVDPLKEVVNVVHGEVNKMMTSQSSYIDKAILTPRNETVDEINAYTISQTDGVSRDYFSSDSFEISETRSDQNDTLYAVEYLNSLEFSGLPSHKLTLKVGAPIMLLRNINQKRDYAMVPV; encoded by the coding sequence ATGGGAACACTCATGGAAATCAATGAGCGAGGACATGCATTGCTACTACCTAACGGTAGAACAGCACATTCACGCTTTAATATCCCTTTAAAGCTCTTCGAAGGTAAGCTCTGCAACATCAAACCAGGAACAATGCTGGCTGAACTAATCGAGAAAACGTATCTTATAATTTGGGACGAAACACCTATGACCCATAAGAATGCTTTTGAGGCACTAGACAAAACGTTGAAAGACATAGTGTCTAGGAAAAATCCAAACGCAATGGATCAGAATTTTGGCGGCAAGACAGTTCTGTTAGATGGTGATTTTAGACAGATACTACCTGTAATTCCACAAGGTAATAGAGCTGATACTGTCAGGGAAGGTCATCCACAACCAGAATCGGGAAATGAGTATGAGGACTACCATGAACAAATGATAATTGTCGATAAGTCATTGATTCGACAGAGTTATGTTGACCCATTAAAAGAAGTTGTCAATGTTGTACATGGAGAAGTCAACAAAATGATGACCTCCCAAAGCTCCTACATTGATAAAGCTATACTCACACCCCGTAATGAAACCGTCGATGAAATCAATGCTTATACCATCTCACAGACTGACGGGGTTTCAAGAGATTACTTCAGCTCTGATAGCTTTGAGATATCGGAAACTCGATCAGATCAAAATGATACATTATACGCGGTCGAGTATCTCAATTCCTTGGAATTTTCAGGGTTGCCTTCACACAAACTCACTTTGAAAGTCGGTGCCCCAATTATGCTTTTAcgaaacataaatcaaaaaaGGGATTATGCAATGGTACCCGTATGA